TTAACGATGCCAAGGTTCGTAGTGTGGTGATTAACGAGGAACCAAAACCTGTATCAGAGATAGAATGGTAGGTGGTAGTGGTGAAAAAATCAGCCTTAATTAAAACAAGTTTTCGCGAAATCAAGCAGTCGAAAACACGGTTTATATCGATCATGGGCATTATTTTTCTTGGAGTCATGGTATTTGTTGGTTTAAAAGCTACAGGACCTGATATGACTCAGACAGCATCCAACTATTATCAAAAACAAAAATTACCAGATGCCCGAATTGTTTCCACCTTAGGATTAACAGATAAAGATCTTGATACGGTCAAACAAGTAAAAGATGTAAAAACAGTTTTCCCAAGATATACAAAAGATTTGGCAATCAGTCAGCGCAATGTCGCGGTAAAATTTATCAGTTATGATTTGAAACAACAACAACCATTAATTGATTATAAAATAGTGAACGGCCGTATGCCTGAAAAAAGTGGCGAAATTGTTTTAGATGATCTTGCACAATTACGAGGTCACTATAAATTGGGAGAAACACTGACTGTTTCAAAAGAAGATAACAAAGATGACGCGTTGAAAAAAGAGCAGTTTAAAATCGTCGGTTTTGTTCAGTCGCCTGAATATATTGAGAACACGTCAAGAGGGAATACGACGATTGGCAAAGGCTCATTAGATTTTTTTGCGGTCGTTCCTAAAGAAGATATGGAGCTTTCGACGTATACAGAAATTCTAGTATCCTTTAAAGGTCTAAGCAAAATTGATAGCTATTCAACAGAATACAAAGACAAACGTGAAAAAGCTGTTGCGTCGGTCAAAAAAGGAATGAAAAAACGACCTGAACAACGTGTGGAAGAAATCCGTGCAGAATCAAAAGCAGCTTTTGAAAAAGCGCAAAAAGAGATTACAGACGGTGAAAATGCGTTAAAAGATGCTGAAGCAAAACTACAAACAAGTGAGCAGGAATTAGCATCAGGTAAGCAAGAATTAGCTCAAGCACAAGCTGACTATACACAGCAAATCAACGCTGCAGAAAACGAGCTTGTAGTGAATCAAACGACAATTACAAACAGCGAAGATGAGCTTATAGCGCAAAAAAATCTCCTTGCAACAAAGCAAAACGAATTAGCACAAGCAGCAAATCAAGTGACTGAGGGACAAAATGCCTTACCTGGTTTACAACAACAACGAAACGAACTAGCTGCGTCAAACGAATCACTGAGTCAATTAGTGAATGGTTACCAAAGCTTAGGTTCTTCAGTTGCTATTTTAGATCGTGTACCAGACGAATCATTAGCAGAAAGTATTGCAGAGGCTGCGCCTCAACTGCAGGCTAGCATTCAATCATTAGGCGCTCCTGCCGAGGTTTCGGCTGCGGTTGATCAATTGATTGCTCAACCGGAACGAGGAAATATTGGGGTCGTTATGGGTGCAATCAACGGCGCTTTAACTAATTTATCAGCGCAACAAGCTGAAATTGCACAAGGGTTACAAACACTTGACCAAACGATCGGTACAATCAATCAGTCGATTGCACAATATACACAAGGACAACAACAATTAGCCCAAGCTGAGGCTCAAATTGTGCAAGCAGAAGCTCAATTAACTTCTGGAAAAGAGCAACTAGCGGCGGGTCAAGCACAATTGGAGCAGTCAAGACTAGAAGGGCAAGCGAAGTTAAACGAAGCTCAGGCGAAAATTGATGAAGGTCAAGCCGCCTACGATCAAGGCTTAGCTGAATTTCAAAAGAAAAAAACAGAAACAATCCCTGAACTGAATGATGCTAAACAACAATTAGAAAAGAAACAAAATGAATTAGCAGATCTAAAAGCGGCGGATTATTATTACTTCACACGAGATGACAATCCTGGTTATTCAGAATATGAAGACAATGCCAATCGGATTTCTTCTCTTTCAACCGTTTTTCCAATCTTCTTTTTCTTAATCGCGGCCTTAGTGAGTTTAACGACGATGACGCGTATGGTTGAGGAAAAACGTATGGAAATCGGCAGTCTAAAAGCATTAGGTTATCGAAACGGTGAGATTGCCTTTAAATTTTTAGTGTATGCGGCGATTGCCAGTGTCTGTGGGGCAGTTTTAGGCTTATTCGTGGGCTATTACTTATTCCCAACAATTATCTTTGATGCGTATGGGCAGTTATACAATATTCCTAATTTTGTTACACCTTGGTACTTAAGCTACAGCTTGATTGGGCTATTAGTAGCTGTACTATGTACGGCAGGGGCTGCTATGGTGGTTTTACGAATCGATTTATTTAGTACACCGTCAAGTCTTTTGCGTCCCAAAGCACCTAAAGCAGGCCAAAGAATTTGGCTGGAGCGGATAAAACCAATTTGGAATCGATTAAGCTTTATTCAAAAAGTCACAGCACGAAATTTATTCCGTTACAAACAACGCATGTTGATGACTGTTTTGGGAATTGCTGGCTGTATGGCGTTGATCATTACAGGATTTGGCTTAAAAGATTCGATTTCGGATATCGTAGAAGTGCAGTTCAATAAAATCTGGCACTATCAAGCAGTGGTCACTTTCAAAGAGGATCCATCTAAAGAAGAGGCACAGAACTATCAAGCAGTGTTGGACAAAGTTGCTGACTTGAAAGAAACGATGCCGCTGTATGTAGAAACGTTAAAAACGACGAAAGAGTCGAATGCTAAACAAGATGTTTCAGTCTATGTTCCTGAAAAACCAAAAGCAATCGATCAGTTTATTCTGTTTAATGATCGACAATCTGGTAAAAAATATCAGCTAACAGATGATGGTGTGATCATCAATGAAAAGTTAGCCAATCTATTCCACTACAAAGCAGGAGACACACTTGTTTTGAAAAATAGTGATAATCAAGAATACAAATTCAAAATCAGTGCAATCGCTGAAAATTATACTGGTCATTTTGCGTATATGTCACCAACGTATTATAAAAAAATAACCCAAAAAGCACCGCTCTATAATACAGAATTTTTACTCTTTAATAAGGCACTAAGTGAAAAAGTAGAGGCTACGATCGGTAAAGAATTAATGGAAAATCAAAACGTATTAAATGTTTCTTTCTTGTCGATTTCAAGTGATGCCTTAGATGATACGATTCATAGTTTGAATATCGTAGTGTGGGTCTTGATTACCGTTTCTGGTTTATTGGCGTTTATCGTTTTATATAATTTGACGAATATCAATATTTCAGAACGAATCAGAGAGCTCTCAACCATAAAAGTATTAGGATTCTACGACAAAGAAGTCACGATGTATGTGTATCGGGAAAATATTATTTTAACGTTTATCGGTATTTTCTTTGGTTGCTTCTTTGGAAAACTCGTTCATAGTTATGTATTGACAACAGTCGAGGTTGATATGCTGATGTTCTCGCCGACCATCCATTGGTTGAGTTACTTATATTCAGCGCTGATCACCTTATTCTTTACTTTACTGGTCATGTTTTTCATGCACAGAAAATTGAAAAAAGTTGATATGATCGAAGCTTTAAAATCAAATGAATAGAATGAATGAAACGAATGATCTTTTTGTTAAGATTTATTCGTTTCATTTTTTTAACGCATACACTTTAATGATGATTTTTCAAGATTAGCTATCCTTTTGTACAAAATATTGGTAAAATATAAGTATCTTCGGGAGAACGTCGAATGAGAATGGATCGTTGCTTAAACATTGGGACAGTAGGGAGTTTTAAGATTCTTAGGTAGGAGAAAGGATGTGAGAACGTGATACAAGGTATTCCACTTGAAACGATTTATCTATATACATTGATTGTTTGTGCGGGGATTGCCGTTTTACTGGTGATTTTTGGTGATGTTTTTGATTTTGATGGACCAATCGATCCTATGTTGGCGGTTCCGTGGTTGGCTTTTACTTCATTATTCGGTTATTTGGGAGAGCGTTTGCTAGGCTGGAATCATCTGATGCTGTTTCTAGTCAGTGGAGCAATTGCTTCGATTCTTGTTTTTTTGCTGAATTTTTATGTATTGATGCCAATGAAAAACGCAGAATCAACCATTTCAATCTCTGAAAAGGATATGGAAGGAAACACCGCAACCGTTGTGACGCCGATTCCAGTCGGTGGGATGGGTGAAATACAGTTGAAAAGTGTCACAGGATCTATCAGCCGACCAGCTGCTTTCTATGCGCCTCAAGAGCAAACAATCGAACGAGGAGCACAAGTGCTGATCATTGAGATCAGAGAACGTGTCTGTTATGTGGTTCCTTATGAAGGAAGTTTACAATTATAAAAGAGAAGGGGTAGAAGAAAATGGATTTAGGGATTTTAGGACCGATTGTTCTGGTTGTGTTTATTTTGTTGATGATGTTGATCGTGTTTATTTCAAAATATCAAACAGCTAAACCAGATGAAGCATTGATTATTAGTGGGAGTTACTTAGGAAGTAAAAATGTACATGCTGATGAAAGCGGTAATAAAATAAAAATCGTTCGCGGCGGAGGTGCATTTGTTCTGCCTGTATTCCAACGCTCAAACAGAATCAGTTTATTATCAAGTAAACTAGATGTATCGACTCCAGAAGTTTATACAGAACAAGGGGTTCCAGTAATGTGTGATGGAACGTCGATCATCAAAATCGGCTCATCTGTCGAAGAAATTGCCACAGCTGCAGAGCAATTCTTAGGTAAAACCCGTGAAGAGCTTGAAAATGAAGCGCGAGAAGTGTTAGAGGGACATCTACGTTCGATCTTAGGCTCAATGACAGTCGAAGAAATCTATCAAAATCGTGATAAATTCAGCCAAAGTGTGCAAGAAGTTGCCAGTGTGGATTTAGCAAAAATGGGTTTGATCATCGTATCATTCACAATTAAAGAAGTTCGCGACAAAAATGGCTACTTAGATTCTTTAGGTAAGCCAAGAATTGCCCAAGTAAAACGTGATGCAGATATCGCAGAAGCCGAAGCGTGGAAAGAAACACGTATCAAAAAAGCTGAAGCTGAAAAAGAATCGCAACAAGCAGAACTACAACGTCAAACAGAAATTGCTGAAGCCTCAAAAGAAAAAGAATTGAAACTTGCAACGTATAAAGAAGCGCAAGATATTGCAAAAGCCAAAGCTGACCAAGCCTACAATTTGGAAACAGCCAAAGCTCAACAAGAAGTTATTGCTCAAGAGATGGAAGTTAAAGTTATTGAGCGTCAAAAACAAATCGAGTTAGAAGAAAAAGAAATCGTTCGTCGAGAAA
The Enterococcus silesiacus DNA segment above includes these coding regions:
- a CDS encoding permease, with translation MVKKSALIKTSFREIKQSKTRFISIMGIIFLGVMVFVGLKATGPDMTQTASNYYQKQKLPDARIVSTLGLTDKDLDTVKQVKDVKTVFPRYTKDLAISQRNVAVKFISYDLKQQQPLIDYKIVNGRMPEKSGEIVLDDLAQLRGHYKLGETLTVSKEDNKDDALKKEQFKIVGFVQSPEYIENTSRGNTTIGKGSLDFFAVVPKEDMELSTYTEILVSFKGLSKIDSYSTEYKDKREKAVASVKKGMKKRPEQRVEEIRAESKAAFEKAQKEITDGENALKDAEAKLQTSEQELASGKQELAQAQADYTQQINAAENELVVNQTTITNSEDELIAQKNLLATKQNELAQAANQVTEGQNALPGLQQQRNELAASNESLSQLVNGYQSLGSSVAILDRVPDESLAESIAEAAPQLQASIQSLGAPAEVSAAVDQLIAQPERGNIGVVMGAINGALTNLSAQQAEIAQGLQTLDQTIGTINQSIAQYTQGQQQLAQAEAQIVQAEAQLTSGKEQLAAGQAQLEQSRLEGQAKLNEAQAKIDEGQAAYDQGLAEFQKKKTETIPELNDAKQQLEKKQNELADLKAADYYYFTRDDNPGYSEYEDNANRISSLSTVFPIFFFLIAALVSLTTMTRMVEEKRMEIGSLKALGYRNGEIAFKFLVYAAIASVCGAVLGLFVGYYLFPTIIFDAYGQLYNIPNFVTPWYLSYSLIGLLVAVLCTAGAAMVVLRIDLFSTPSSLLRPKAPKAGQRIWLERIKPIWNRLSFIQKVTARNLFRYKQRMLMTVLGIAGCMALIITGFGLKDSISDIVEVQFNKIWHYQAVVTFKEDPSKEEAQNYQAVLDKVADLKETMPLYVETLKTTKESNAKQDVSVYVPEKPKAIDQFILFNDRQSGKKYQLTDDGVIINEKLANLFHYKAGDTLVLKNSDNQEYKFKISAIAENYTGHFAYMSPTYYKKITQKAPLYNTEFLLFNKALSEKVEATIGKELMENQNVLNVSFLSISSDALDDTIHSLNIVVWVLITVSGLLAFIVLYNLTNINISERIRELSTIKVLGFYDKEVTMYVYRENIILTFIGIFFGCFFGKLVHSYVLTTVEVDMLMFSPTIHWLSYLYSALITLFFTLLVMFFMHRKLKKVDMIEALKSNE
- a CDS encoding flotillin — translated: MDLGILGPIVLVVFILLMMLIVFISKYQTAKPDEALIISGSYLGSKNVHADESGNKIKIVRGGGAFVLPVFQRSNRISLLSSKLDVSTPEVYTEQGVPVMCDGTSIIKIGSSVEEIATAAEQFLGKTREELENEAREVLEGHLRSILGSMTVEEIYQNRDKFSQSVQEVASVDLAKMGLIIVSFTIKEVRDKNGYLDSLGKPRIAQVKRDADIAEAEAWKETRIKKAEAEKESQQAELQRQTEIAEASKEKELKLATYKEAQDIAKAKADQAYNLETAKAQQEVIAQEMEVKVIERQKQIELEEKEIVRREKQYDSEVKKKADADRYAKEQEALAQKAREVAEAEAERFRVESLAEAEANQTRLAGQAEAESILARGAAEAEAKQKIADAFKEYGEAAVLSMVIEMLPQLMKEAAQPLSNIDKISVVDTGGGGENAGANRITNYATNLLAGTQETLKETTGLDVKELIENFSKKGTNSNVNFYGEEQSSDNE